The DNA sequence GGCCCAGGAAGCGGTACGCCAGGTAACCCTGAAGGGCGAGCGCGTCCTCTTCGTTTGCACGAAGAAGCAGCTGCGCGGCATCGTCGAGGCCGAGGCGTCCCGTAGCGGAGCGCACTGGGTCACCGAGCGTTGGCTCGGAGGGATGCTGACGAACTTCCAGACGATCCGGAAGCAGATCCGTCGCCTCCGTGAGCTCGAACGGGGCCAGGAAGAGAACCGCTTCGAGTTCTATACGAAGAAGGAGCGTCTCCTGCTCGAACGGGAGCGGCAGAAGCTCGAGAAGTACCTCTCCGGCGTGAAGGACATGGGCCGCTTGCCCGGCGCCATCTTCGTGGTGGATGCGAAGCGCGAGCTGATCGCGGTACGGGAAGCCCATCGCCTGGGAATTCCCGTCATCGCGATCGCGGACACGAACTCCGATCCGGACCTGATCGACTATCCGATCCCCGGCAACGATGACGCCATCCGTTCCGTGAGCCTCATCGCCAAGGCGATCGCCGATGTGATCGAGGCCACGCGCCGCGAGGTGCCGGAAGAAGAGATGCGGCGGCCGGACGAATTCGAGACCACGACCTACTCGACTGAGACCGGC is a window from the Gemmatimonadota bacterium genome containing:
- the rpsB gene encoding 30S ribosomal protein S2, whose amino-acid sequence is MQQIGLNEMLEAGVHFGHQTRRWNPKMRKFIFTERHGIHIIDLRKTLDRLHAAQEAVRQVTLKGERVLFVCTKKQLRGIVEAEASRSGAHWVTERWLGGMLTNFQTIRKQIRRLRELERGQEENRFEFYTKKERLLLERERQKLEKYLSGVKDMGRLPGAIFVVDAKRELIAVREAHRLGIPVIAIADTNSDPDLIDYPIPGNDDAIRSVSLIAKAIADVIEATRREVPEEEMRRPDEFETTTYSTETGETTDVEERPRRRVRRRRRPRPDVIAQHLKTGEGGEEGVEVAAGGADGDSSGDDAAGEE